In Synechococcus sp. KORDI-52, one genomic interval encodes:
- a CDS encoding NAD(P)-dependent oxidoreductase, giving the protein MTRCDLSLGFVGLGALGLPMAINLQREGLRLRVHTRSRRAETHPDLKDATPCSNPAAASAGVDVLLLCVSDDAAVEDVLFGPNGAASQLSAGSVVLDCSTIAPSTAQGCAERLAHQNVHYLDAPVTGGTEGAKRGSLTVLVGGASEPLERVRPILEVIGASIHHFGGVGRGQQVKAVNQVLVAGSYAAVAEAVALGQSLDLPMPQVINALKNGAAGSWALDHRSDAMLNGSYPLGFRLSLHRKDLDIALEAARAVQLDLPVTTLVEQLELDLINDGHGDEDVSALHRWNHPKEGR; this is encoded by the coding sequence ATGACCAGATGTGACTTGAGCCTTGGCTTCGTGGGGCTGGGAGCACTCGGCCTCCCCATGGCGATCAACCTGCAACGCGAAGGCTTGCGGCTGCGGGTGCACACCCGCAGCCGGAGGGCTGAAACCCATCCGGACCTCAAGGATGCGACTCCGTGTTCCAATCCCGCGGCCGCCAGCGCCGGCGTCGATGTTCTCCTGCTTTGCGTCAGCGACGATGCAGCCGTTGAGGACGTGCTGTTCGGACCGAACGGAGCTGCATCACAGCTGAGCGCCGGCAGTGTGGTGCTGGATTGCTCCACCATTGCTCCCTCCACAGCTCAAGGCTGTGCGGAACGGCTGGCCCACCAAAACGTGCATTACCTGGATGCCCCCGTCACCGGGGGCACGGAGGGTGCCAAACGCGGCAGCCTCACGGTGCTGGTGGGGGGAGCGAGCGAGCCACTGGAGCGTGTTCGCCCCATCCTCGAGGTGATCGGCGCGTCGATCCACCACTTCGGCGGCGTGGGGCGCGGGCAACAGGTGAAGGCGGTGAACCAGGTGCTGGTGGCCGGCAGCTATGCCGCCGTGGCGGAGGCCGTGGCCCTGGGCCAGAGCCTGGATCTGCCGATGCCCCAGGTGATCAATGCCCTCAAAAACGGTGCAGCCGGCTCATGGGCCCTCGACCATCGCAGCGACGCCATGCTGAACGGCAGCTACCCCCTCGGATTCCGGCTCAGCCTGCATCGCAAGGATCTCGACATTGCTCTCGAGGCGGCCAGAGCCGTGCAGCTGGATCTGCCGGTCACAACCTTGGTGGAACAGCTGGAACTCGATCTCATCAACGATGGCCATGGCGACGAGGACGTGTCAGCCCTGCATCGATGGAACCATCCAAAGGAAGGGCGCTAG
- a CDS encoding RluA family pseudouridine synthase codes for MRPCVSHETDLVNSPSGPTETDLHHSFGEGEGTLVTLTYPKPLPMRLDRWLVSQRKEQSRARIQKFIDAGYVRVNGKTGKAKTPLRQGDEVQLWMPPPEPLPYLKPEPMDLDVLFEDDHLIVLNKPAGLTVHPAPGNKDGTLVNGLLHHCPDLPGISGKLRPGIVHRLDKDTTGCIVIAKSQEALVRLQVQIQKRIASREYFAVVHGVPGGDSGTIVGAIGRHPADRKKYAVVSSENGRYACTHWTLVERLGDYSLLRFKLDTGRTHQIRVHCAHMNHPVVGDPTYSRCRKLPMDLPGQALHAVQLGLDHPITRERMVFEAPLPPVMEKLLGLLRRRVVSC; via the coding sequence ATGCGTCCTTGCGTCAGCCATGAGACCGATCTTGTGAATTCTCCTAGCGGCCCCACGGAAACTGATTTGCATCATTCCTTTGGGGAAGGGGAGGGCACGCTTGTCACGCTGACCTATCCCAAGCCGTTGCCGATGCGGCTGGACCGGTGGCTGGTGAGCCAGCGTAAGGAGCAGAGCCGGGCCCGGATTCAGAAATTCATCGACGCGGGCTACGTGCGCGTCAACGGCAAGACCGGCAAGGCTAAAACGCCCCTGCGCCAGGGCGATGAGGTGCAGCTGTGGATGCCTCCACCGGAACCGCTGCCTTACCTCAAGCCGGAGCCGATGGATCTGGATGTGTTGTTTGAGGACGACCATCTGATTGTGCTCAATAAGCCGGCCGGGTTGACGGTGCATCCGGCGCCGGGCAACAAGGACGGCACGCTGGTGAACGGCCTGCTGCATCACTGCCCGGACCTGCCCGGCATCAGCGGCAAGCTGCGGCCGGGGATCGTGCACCGTCTCGATAAAGACACCACCGGCTGCATCGTGATCGCCAAGAGCCAGGAAGCCCTGGTGCGGCTGCAGGTGCAGATCCAGAAACGGATCGCGTCACGCGAGTACTTCGCCGTCGTCCATGGCGTGCCCGGCGGCGATTCCGGCACGATCGTCGGCGCCATCGGTCGCCATCCGGCGGATCGCAAGAAATATGCCGTGGTGAGCTCTGAAAACGGTCGTTACGCCTGCACCCACTGGACCTTGGTGGAGCGTCTTGGCGACTACTCCCTGTTGCGGTTCAAGCTCGATACCGGACGCACCCATCAGATCCGCGTCCACTGCGCCCATATGAATCATCCTGTGGTGGGGGATCCCACTTACAGCCGTTGCCGCAAATTGCCGATGGACCTGCCCGGTCAGGCCCTGCATGCCGTGCAGTTGGGGCTGGATCACCCGATCACCCGGGAGCGGATGGTGTTTGAGGCGCCCCTTCCTCCGGTGATGGAGAAATTGCTGGGGCTGTTGCGGCGGCGCGTTGTGTCCTGTTGA
- a CDS encoding ABC transporter ATP-binding protein: MVFSAGPPVAPAALFMGRPVLELEQLRLRYPSSERWTLDGLNLSLDPGETLALVGSSGCGKSTVARAVMQLLPRGTVCEGRLTLTGQDPRQLRRPQLRQLRGEAVGLVFQDPMTRLNPLMSVGGHLIDTLRAHRPGTSTATHQERARDLLERVGIGANRFRAYPHELSGGMRQRLAIALAIALKPPLLIADEPTTSLDVAVAGQVMAELSGLCQELGSALLLISHDLAMAARWCDRMAMLDGGRKVEDGPSRQLLTRPQSSVGQRLVASAQAREGGQSPERPDTTRVLRVEELRCWHAVGGAPWSPVWLKAVDGVSFELKAGESLGVVGASGCGKSTLCRALMGLNPIRGGRVDLLGQDLLSLRGEALRTVRRALQMVFQDPLACLNPALQVADAIADPLLIHGLCSKAAAREEARRLLERVGLSPAEQFQNRLPKQLSGGQQQRVAIARALALKPKVLICDESVSMLDAEVQADVLALLRKLQQELGLAIVFITHDLSVASGFCHRVMVLDQGKVVEQGPGDRIFSSPQAPISQTLVEACPRLPR, encoded by the coding sequence ATGGTATTCAGTGCAGGACCCCCCGTCGCTCCTGCCGCACTGTTCATGGGCCGGCCTGTCCTGGAACTCGAACAGCTGCGCTTGCGCTACCCCAGCAGTGAGCGATGGACGCTCGATGGGCTGAATTTGAGCCTCGATCCTGGGGAAACCCTGGCCCTGGTGGGATCCTCGGGCTGCGGCAAGAGCACCGTGGCCCGGGCTGTGATGCAACTCCTCCCGCGGGGCACGGTCTGTGAAGGACGCCTCACCTTGACCGGTCAGGATCCACGCCAGCTCAGGCGACCGCAGCTGCGCCAGCTGCGGGGTGAGGCCGTGGGTCTGGTGTTCCAGGACCCGATGACGCGGCTGAATCCGCTGATGAGCGTGGGTGGACACCTGATCGACACCCTCAGGGCCCACCGCCCTGGGACCAGCACCGCTACCCACCAGGAACGGGCCCGGGACCTGCTGGAACGGGTGGGCATTGGTGCCAACCGCTTCCGTGCCTACCCCCATGAACTCAGCGGCGGCATGCGCCAACGCCTGGCGATTGCCCTGGCTATCGCTCTGAAGCCACCGCTGCTGATCGCCGATGAACCCACCACCAGCCTGGATGTGGCGGTGGCGGGGCAGGTGATGGCCGAGCTAAGCGGTCTCTGCCAGGAGCTGGGCAGTGCCCTGCTGCTGATCAGCCATGACCTCGCCATGGCCGCCCGCTGGTGCGACCGCATGGCCATGCTCGACGGCGGACGCAAGGTGGAGGACGGACCCAGCCGTCAGCTGCTCACCCGGCCGCAATCATCGGTAGGGCAACGGCTGGTCGCCTCCGCGCAGGCCAGGGAAGGGGGACAGTCGCCGGAACGCCCCGACACCACCAGAGTGCTGCGGGTGGAGGAACTCCGCTGCTGGCATGCCGTGGGTGGCGCCCCTTGGTCGCCCGTCTGGCTGAAAGCGGTGGATGGGGTGAGTTTTGAGCTCAAGGCCGGAGAAAGTCTTGGGGTGGTTGGGGCCTCCGGCTGTGGCAAGAGCACCCTTTGCCGGGCCCTGATGGGACTGAATCCGATCCGCGGCGGACGGGTCGACCTGCTCGGCCAGGACCTTCTGAGCCTGCGTGGAGAGGCGCTGCGGACAGTCCGTCGGGCCCTCCAGATGGTGTTTCAGGACCCTCTGGCCTGCCTGAATCCCGCCCTGCAGGTGGCGGATGCCATCGCCGATCCGTTGCTGATCCATGGCCTCTGCTCCAAAGCCGCGGCCAGGGAGGAAGCCCGTCGCCTGCTGGAGCGGGTCGGACTCAGCCCCGCAGAGCAGTTTCAAAACCGACTGCCCAAGCAGCTCTCTGGTGGCCAACAACAGCGGGTGGCCATCGCCCGCGCCCTGGCCTTGAAGCCCAAGGTGCTGATCTGCGACGAGAGCGTGAGCATGCTCGATGCGGAGGTGCAGGCAGATGTGCTCGCTCTGCTGCGGAAGCTGCAACAGGAGCTGGGGCTTGCCATCGTGTTCATCACCCACGACCTCTCAGTGGCCAGTGGCTTCTGCCATCGGGTGATGGTGCTGGACCAAGGCAAGGTGGTGGAGCAGGGGCCAGGGGACAGAATCTTCAGTTCGCCCCAGGCGCCAATCAGCCAGACCCTCGTGGAGGCCTGTCCCCGGCTGCCGCGCTGA
- a CDS encoding MFS transporter, whose amino-acid sequence MTVPPAMNSKSQYPLAILAVVMGVNIGNMFYSQSLLPVISNGYDLHDGQVFWVPVFLQSGLLTSLVFLLPAGDIWDRRLLLRWLAFGCSASALAVVLSFNYYLVLAAFFCLGLCSLTSYMLPSYLSGLIPQAERGHALGVLLAGQFSGILLSRFFSGALADWFGWKSIYLLSSFLMLAIAFLWPRLIPKDGETVDVSYRRLLASQLQLIRRFIVLRCACASQGFQFAAFAIVWTGLSLHLAGAPWFYGSAQIGAFGLVGLASTLSSQFVGKLVDRFGPFWVIISCTLSTLIGVVGLFGVGSSTLGLLVCLSLIDFGVQGSYVANQSRVFSLDQASRSRLGSLLFVSAFSAATVSGLLQVRLWPVWGWYGLLTFAVILVVIAFVTQLPLRLQPHASLRQP is encoded by the coding sequence TTGACGGTTCCGCCGGCCATGAATTCAAAGAGTCAATATCCCCTCGCCATCTTAGCTGTGGTTATGGGCGTGAATATAGGCAATATGTTTTACTCTCAATCTCTCTTGCCGGTAATATCAAATGGCTATGATTTGCATGATGGGCAAGTGTTTTGGGTGCCTGTCTTCTTGCAGTCAGGGCTTTTGACGTCATTGGTGTTTCTATTGCCGGCAGGCGATATCTGGGACCGACGCCTGTTGCTTCGATGGCTTGCTTTTGGTTGTTCTGCATCAGCTCTAGCGGTGGTACTGAGTTTTAATTATTATCTTGTATTGGCAGCATTTTTCTGTCTTGGATTGTGTTCTCTGACGTCGTATATGCTTCCGTCTTATCTTTCTGGGCTGATTCCTCAGGCTGAGCGTGGCCATGCTTTAGGTGTGCTTCTTGCTGGGCAGTTTTCGGGAATTCTTCTTTCTCGCTTTTTTAGTGGTGCTCTCGCTGATTGGTTTGGTTGGAAAAGTATCTATTTACTCTCCTCTTTTTTGATGCTTGCGATTGCCTTCCTTTGGCCACGGCTCATCCCGAAAGATGGCGAAACAGTTGACGTGTCTTATCGGAGGCTTCTTGCTTCGCAACTCCAGTTAATCAGGAGATTCATTGTGCTCCGCTGCGCTTGCGCGAGTCAGGGGTTTCAGTTTGCAGCATTTGCGATTGTCTGGACGGGCTTGTCTCTGCATTTGGCAGGCGCTCCTTGGTTCTATGGATCAGCCCAAATTGGTGCGTTTGGTCTTGTTGGACTGGCTAGTACTCTCTCGTCGCAGTTTGTGGGCAAGCTGGTGGATCGTTTTGGACCATTTTGGGTGATCATAAGTTGCACGTTATCAACGTTGATCGGCGTTGTTGGGCTTTTTGGGGTTGGGTCATCAACGCTTGGCCTCTTGGTTTGTTTGTCCTTGATCGATTTTGGGGTTCAGGGAAGTTATGTTGCGAACCAGTCTCGGGTGTTCTCGCTTGATCAGGCGTCACGATCACGCCTGGGTAGTTTGCTGTTTGTCAGTGCCTTCTCTGCAGCGACTGTTTCAGGGCTTTTGCAAGTGCGTCTTTGGCCCGTGTGGGGTTGGTACGGCTTGCTGACGTTTGCCGTGATTTTGGTTGTGATTGCGTTTGTGACGCAACTCCCTCTACGTCTTCAGCCCCATGCGTCCTTGCGTCAGCCATGA
- the murG gene encoding undecaprenyldiphospho-muramoylpentapeptide beta-N-acetylglucosaminyltransferase: protein MTRLLIAASGTGGHLFPALAVAEAVEDQWPVRWLGVPDRLETRLVPERFNLVCVNAGGLQGRGLTKLLQLLRLLLASVDVRRVIRRNAIDVVFTTGGYIAAPAILAARWCGIPVVLHESNAIPGRVTRLLGRFCSAVAIGLPAAAKRIPGSQPVLTGTPVRSHFLTAQPLPSWVPSGKGPLLVVMGGSQGAVGLNRMVRAAVPALLKQGCRVVHLTGDNDPDIQQLQHPQLVERRFSDEIPGLLQHADLAISRAGAGSLSELAVCGTPSVLVPFPQAADQHQEANAACAASLGAAVIVHQHDPDHPVLLSTIERLLKARLGQASAQSDPLPQMREGMQTLAEQEAERQLAALLQTLVA, encoded by the coding sequence ATGACCCGGCTTCTGATCGCCGCCAGCGGCACGGGCGGCCATCTCTTCCCCGCGCTGGCTGTGGCAGAAGCTGTTGAAGACCAGTGGCCCGTGCGCTGGTTGGGGGTGCCCGATCGACTTGAAACGCGTCTGGTGCCGGAGCGCTTCAACTTGGTATGTGTGAACGCCGGAGGCCTGCAGGGGCGTGGACTCACCAAGCTGCTGCAGCTGCTGCGTCTGCTGCTGGCCAGCGTCGACGTTCGGCGGGTGATCCGCCGGAACGCGATCGATGTCGTGTTCACAACCGGCGGATACATCGCCGCACCCGCAATCCTGGCGGCGCGCTGGTGCGGCATCCCTGTGGTTCTCCATGAATCCAATGCCATCCCAGGGCGGGTCACCCGATTGCTGGGCCGCTTCTGCAGCGCTGTAGCCATTGGACTCCCTGCTGCCGCCAAGCGCATCCCGGGCAGTCAGCCGGTGCTGACGGGCACACCGGTGCGTTCCCACTTCCTGACAGCCCAACCCCTGCCGAGCTGGGTCCCCTCCGGCAAGGGGCCCCTTTTGGTGGTGATGGGCGGCAGCCAAGGCGCGGTCGGGCTGAACCGCATGGTGCGGGCTGCGGTGCCAGCCCTGCTGAAACAGGGCTGCCGCGTGGTGCACCTCACCGGCGACAATGATCCCGACATTCAGCAACTGCAGCACCCACAGCTGGTGGAACGCCGGTTCAGCGATGAGATCCCCGGACTGTTGCAGCATGCCGACCTGGCCATCAGCCGCGCAGGTGCCGGCAGCCTCAGTGAACTGGCGGTTTGCGGGACCCCCAGCGTGCTGGTGCCATTCCCCCAGGCTGCAGACCAGCATCAGGAGGCCAATGCCGCCTGCGCCGCATCCCTTGGCGCAGCGGTGATCGTGCACCAGCACGACCCGGATCATCCCGTGTTGCTGAGCACCATTGAACGGCTTCTGAAGGCACGTCTAGGACAGGCCTCAGCTCAATCCGATCCGCTTCCTCAGATGCGTGAAGGCATGCAGACCCTGGCGGAACAGGAAGCCGAGCGGCAGTTGGCCGCCCTGCTTCAGACCCTGGTGGCCTGA
- the pgk gene encoding phosphoglycerate kinase, with the protein MAKRSLASLNAGDLSGKRVLVRVDFNVPLNDAGAITDDTRIRAALPTINDLIGKGAKVILSAHFGRPKGQVNDAMRLTPVAARLSELLGKPVAKTDSCIGPDAEAKVGAMANGDVVLLENVRFFAEEEKNEAGFAEKLAGLAEAYVNDAFGAAHRAHASTEGVTKFLKPSVAGFLMEKELQYLQGAVDEPKRPLAAIVGGSKVSSKIGVLEALIDKCDKVLIGGGMIFTFYKARGLSVGKSLVEEDKLELAKELEAKAKAKGVQLLLPTDVVLADNFAPDANSQTTDINAIPDGWMGLDIGPDSIKLFQDALADCQTVIWNGPMGVFEFDKFAAGTNAIATTLADLSGKGCCTIIGGGDSVAAVEKAGLAEKMSHISTGGGASLELLEGKVLPGVAALDAA; encoded by the coding sequence ATGGCGAAGCGTTCCCTGGCCAGCCTCAACGCCGGCGACCTGAGCGGCAAACGCGTTCTCGTGCGGGTTGACTTCAACGTGCCCCTGAACGACGCCGGTGCGATCACCGACGACACCCGCATCCGCGCAGCCCTGCCCACGATCAACGACCTGATCGGCAAGGGCGCCAAGGTGATCCTCTCGGCTCACTTCGGCCGGCCCAAGGGCCAGGTGAATGATGCGATGCGCCTCACCCCAGTGGCCGCACGTCTAAGCGAACTGCTGGGCAAGCCCGTGGCCAAGACCGACAGCTGCATCGGCCCCGACGCCGAAGCCAAGGTGGGCGCCATGGCCAACGGCGATGTGGTGCTGCTGGAGAACGTTCGCTTCTTCGCCGAGGAAGAGAAGAACGAAGCCGGTTTCGCTGAGAAGCTTGCAGGCCTCGCCGAGGCGTACGTGAACGACGCCTTCGGCGCCGCCCACCGGGCCCACGCCTCCACCGAAGGCGTGACCAAGTTCCTCAAGCCCTCCGTCGCCGGCTTCCTGATGGAGAAGGAACTTCAGTACCTGCAGGGTGCTGTGGATGAGCCCAAGCGTCCCCTGGCCGCGATCGTTGGTGGTTCCAAGGTGAGCTCCAAGATCGGCGTGCTCGAGGCCCTGATCGACAAGTGCGACAAGGTGCTGATCGGCGGCGGCATGATCTTCACCTTCTACAAGGCCCGCGGGCTCTCGGTGGGCAAGAGCCTGGTGGAAGAGGACAAGCTGGAACTGGCCAAGGAGCTGGAAGCCAAGGCCAAGGCCAAGGGCGTGCAGCTGCTGCTGCCCACCGACGTGGTGCTGGCAGACAACTTCGCCCCCGACGCCAACAGCCAGACCACTGATATCAACGCCATTCCCGATGGCTGGATGGGTCTCGACATCGGCCCCGACTCGATCAAGCTGTTCCAGGACGCCCTGGCCGACTGTCAGACCGTGATCTGGAACGGCCCCATGGGCGTGTTCGAATTCGACAAGTTCGCTGCCGGCACCAACGCCATCGCAACCACCCTGGCCGACCTGAGCGGCAAAGGCTGCTGCACCATCATCGGCGGCGGTGACTCCGTGGCAGCGGTCGAGAAGGCTGGCCTGGCCGAGAAGATGTCCCACATCTCCACCGGAGGTGGCGCCAGCCTTGAACTGCTGGAAGGCAAGGTGCTGCCGGGTGTGGCTGCCCTCGACGCCGCCTGA
- a CDS encoding cytochrome P450 yields MIVAYREASEQLKDHRFSRQQHLDKLISRFGNGHIFERQKNDLPFLDGNDHARIRHHVTNAYRRIDFPALKEFTASFLDSRLKSLLSQKQFDVVHEVADLLPVMVVSELLGVPADQQGQVGRKVGSFVRARGLTQTESTMGKGDDSIAFYEEYFLPMIHEKRSNPSCDLLSRLIADPEEGVHLSDEQLLLIISSNFYSASVFTLRLLVSTLAWVMAMNPDAYARVQDNRELVIPALEELLRWDPPAQATNASVALEDIEIAGKLVKAGDSLSVLVGAANRDPKAFPDPDQFLLDRRPNSHVSFAPGLHQCLGLQIARMEGQAALNAFCDHFSSLSVIESESQRFVGDRFRGFDRLMLEVSHK; encoded by the coding sequence ATGATTGTCGCCTACCGAGAGGCTTCGGAACAATTAAAAGACCATCGCTTTAGTCGCCAACAGCACCTCGATAAACTGATATCTCGATTTGGTAATGGACATATTTTTGAAAGGCAAAAGAATGATCTTCCATTTCTGGATGGAAATGATCATGCGAGAATTCGTCACCATGTCACCAATGCGTATCGAAGAATTGATTTTCCTGCGTTGAAGGAATTTACGGCCTCGTTTTTGGATTCTCGTCTAAAGAGTTTGTTGAGTCAAAAACAATTTGACGTTGTGCATGAGGTTGCTGATCTTCTCCCTGTCATGGTGGTCAGTGAGCTGTTGGGAGTCCCTGCTGATCAGCAAGGACAGGTGGGGCGCAAGGTTGGATCATTTGTGCGTGCGAGAGGACTCACGCAAACAGAATCAACAATGGGGAAAGGAGATGATTCAATCGCATTTTATGAAGAATACTTTTTGCCGATGATCCATGAAAAGCGCAGCAATCCTTCGTGTGATTTATTGAGTCGTTTGATCGCTGATCCAGAGGAGGGTGTCCATCTATCGGATGAGCAATTATTGTTGATTATTAGCAGTAACTTCTATTCGGCAAGTGTTTTTACGCTTAGGTTATTGGTTAGTACATTGGCCTGGGTGATGGCGATGAATCCTGATGCTTATGCTCGAGTCCAGGACAACCGTGAGCTCGTTATACCCGCACTGGAAGAGTTGTTGCGTTGGGATCCTCCTGCTCAGGCCACCAATGCCAGCGTAGCCTTGGAAGATATCGAAATTGCTGGAAAGCTTGTGAAGGCAGGAGACTCATTATCCGTTCTGGTGGGTGCTGCGAACCGAGACCCCAAGGCCTTCCCTGATCCTGATCAGTTTTTGCTGGATCGCCGCCCCAATTCTCATGTGAGTTTTGCGCCTGGATTACACCAATGTCTCGGTCTTCAAATCGCGAGGATGGAAGGTCAGGCTGCGCTGAATGCATTCTGTGATCATTTTTCATCGCTGTCAGTGATCGAGTCTGAGAGTCAACGGTTTGTCGGAGATCGCTTCCGAGGCTTCGATCGATTGATGCTTGAAGTGTCTCATAAATAG
- the ylqF gene encoding ribosome biogenesis GTPase YlqF, which produces MSTPTIQWYPGHIAKAEQQLKRHLDKVDLVIEVRDARIPLATGHPHLNRWLKGKQHLLVINRRDMVTAAAKEAWEAWFKAQGQRTVWCDAKAGTGVKQVQQAAIRAGDQLNERRRNRGMRPRPVRALTLGFPNVGKSALINRLVRQKVVASARRAGVTRTLRWVRLGQDLDLLDAPGVLPPRLDDQQAALRLALCDDIGQAAYDGELVAQAFLRLLIDAQGREDSGVVLSILEQRYGTPVDGPTADPAFWLEAAAERHTSGDTARMSQRLLDDFRRSMLGSIALELPVER; this is translated from the coding sequence GTGAGCACCCCAACGATCCAGTGGTACCCCGGCCACATCGCCAAGGCGGAGCAGCAGCTCAAGCGCCATCTCGACAAGGTGGATCTGGTGATCGAGGTGCGTGATGCCCGCATCCCTCTGGCCACGGGCCACCCCCATCTCAATCGCTGGTTGAAGGGCAAACAGCATCTGTTGGTGATCAACCGGCGCGACATGGTCACCGCGGCGGCCAAGGAGGCTTGGGAGGCCTGGTTCAAGGCCCAGGGGCAGCGGACGGTTTGGTGTGATGCCAAGGCCGGGACCGGCGTGAAGCAGGTGCAGCAGGCCGCAATCCGTGCCGGCGACCAGCTCAACGAACGGCGCCGCAACCGGGGCATGCGCCCTAGGCCGGTGCGGGCTCTCACCCTGGGCTTTCCCAACGTGGGCAAGTCAGCGTTGATCAATCGCCTTGTGCGCCAGAAGGTGGTGGCCAGTGCCCGGCGGGCCGGGGTGACGCGCACCCTGCGTTGGGTGCGTCTGGGGCAGGACCTGGACCTGCTCGATGCGCCGGGGGTGCTGCCCCCTCGGCTCGATGACCAGCAGGCGGCCCTTCGGCTCGCCCTCTGCGACGACATTGGCCAGGCCGCTTATGACGGTGAGTTGGTGGCTCAGGCGTTCTTGAGGCTGTTGATCGATGCGCAGGGGCGGGAAGACTCTGGGGTTGTGTTGTCGATCCTTGAGCAACGTTATGGAACGCCAGTGGACGGCCCTACTGCTGACCCAGCATTTTGGTTGGAGGCAGCGGCCGAAAGACATACCTCTGGGGATACGGCACGGATGTCACAACGTTTGCTGGATGATTTCCGCCGCTCGATGTTGGGCTCCATCGCGTTGGAGTTGCCCGTTGAGCGTTAG